In one Arachis duranensis cultivar V14167 chromosome 9, aradu.V14167.gnm2.J7QH, whole genome shotgun sequence genomic region, the following are encoded:
- the LOC107465677 gene encoding uncharacterized protein LOC107465677 has protein sequence MCFVLSKAGFVAKGEGSFEEPSMVTKSPNLGLTPSSCSELFAGSPQCTQKESSVVDLGADEDAKCPLLKRKSADAVVDKLNEVDSSKNSCDEVEESEEVNSVAKFFFDKEYMVAINQDSIDAEKDVKPSLKRLRRSLRLQFDEADEPRGLGNDSSSEHGVN, from the exons ATGTGCTTTGTATTATCCAAGGCTGGGTTTGTAGCAAAAGGAGAGGGATCATTTGAGGAACCCTCTATGGTTACCAAATCACCGAATTTGGGATTGACTCCTTCCAGCTGCTCTGAGCTCTTTGCTGGTTCGCCTCAATGTACCCAAAAGGAATCAAGTGTTGTTGACTTGGGAGCTGATGAAGATGCTAAG TGTCCTCTCCTCAAGAGAAAGTCTGCTGATGCTGTGGTGGATAAGTTAAATGAAGTGGATAGTTCTAAAAATTCATGTGATGAAGttgaagaaagtgaagaagtgAATAGTgttgccaaatttttttttgacaag GAGTATATGGTTGCCATTAATCAAGACTCTATTGATGCTGAGAAAGATGTGAAGCCTTCATTGAAGAGGTTGAGAAGATCTTTAAGGCTGCAATTTGATGAAGCTGATGAGCCTCGTGGCTTGGGGAACGATAGCTCATCTGAACATGGGGTTAATTGA